One segment of Arthrobacter sp. MMS18-M83 DNA contains the following:
- a CDS encoding glutamate--cysteine ligase 2 has protein sequence MRTFGVEEELLIVDPVTGEPLALADALLSGMAPNGAPQNGAPQNGAPRDGAPRDGPTPDDPETSFNPEDMDDPDTALTHELKLEQIETQTRPCRSYAELLHQIRKGRGLASHAARRHGARIAALATSPVDAALHTTPDPRYAVMLERFGITAHEQLTCGFHVHTSIESPEEGVVVLDHIRDKLAVLTAISANSPFWRGLATGFESYRTQAWNRWPSSGPSAVFGSLASYRRVVGRLIETGVLLDEGMVYFDARLSRHVPTVEVRVADVCLRAEDAALIAVLVRALVETSVREYHAGIEPAAVPTVLLRMASWQASNFGLRGELLDFGTFRPEPAADVVWSLVEYLEPVLAEQGEFDLAKAGVAAILSRGNGAIEQRGVADRWSENNGGAPDASGLAAVVEHAVQITMRSERDESDTKPQPVLTWVRQDWREAPG, from the coding sequence GTGCGCACTTTTGGTGTGGAAGAGGAGTTGCTGATCGTCGATCCCGTGACCGGCGAGCCCCTTGCCCTTGCCGACGCGCTCCTTTCGGGCATGGCCCCGAACGGCGCACCCCAGAACGGCGCACCCCAGAACGGCGCACCCCGGGACGGCGCACCCCGGGACGGCCCCACCCCGGACGACCCCGAAACCAGCTTCAACCCTGAGGACATGGACGACCCCGATACCGCCCTCACCCACGAGCTCAAGCTTGAGCAGATCGAGACGCAGACCAGGCCATGCCGCAGCTACGCTGAACTGTTGCACCAGATCCGCAAAGGGCGGGGCCTCGCGAGCCACGCGGCACGGCGCCACGGTGCAAGGATCGCGGCGTTGGCCACGTCACCTGTGGACGCCGCTTTGCACACCACTCCGGATCCCCGGTATGCCGTCATGCTAGAACGCTTCGGCATCACGGCACATGAACAGCTCACCTGTGGATTCCACGTACACACCTCGATCGAGTCCCCGGAAGAAGGCGTGGTAGTCCTGGACCACATCCGCGACAAGCTCGCAGTCCTCACCGCGATCAGCGCCAATTCGCCCTTTTGGCGGGGGCTGGCGACGGGCTTTGAGAGCTACCGGACGCAAGCCTGGAACCGTTGGCCGTCCTCGGGTCCGTCGGCCGTCTTCGGTTCCTTGGCCTCCTACCGGCGGGTGGTCGGAAGGCTCATCGAAACGGGTGTCCTGCTGGATGAAGGCATGGTCTACTTCGATGCCCGGCTATCCCGGCACGTTCCCACGGTGGAAGTTCGCGTTGCCGATGTCTGCCTCCGGGCAGAGGACGCCGCGTTGATCGCGGTGCTCGTCAGGGCCTTGGTGGAGACCTCTGTGCGTGAATACCATGCCGGCATAGAGCCTGCGGCAGTGCCCACGGTGCTTTTGCGGATGGCGTCGTGGCAGGCGAGCAACTTTGGACTCCGCGGCGAACTCCTGGACTTTGGAACCTTTCGGCCCGAGCCTGCCGCCGACGTGGTCTGGTCGCTGGTGGAATATCTGGAACCGGTGCTCGCCGAACAGGGTGAATTCGATTTGGCGAAGGCCGGCGTGGCAGCCATCCTGAGCCGCGGCAACGGCGCCATCGAACAGCGTGGTGTTGCCGATCGCTGGAGCGAGAACAACGGCGGGGCGCCCGACGCCTCCGGGCTGGCCGCCGTCGTCGAGCACGCCGTTCAGATCACGATGCGATCAGAGAGGGACGAGAGCGACACGAAGCCGCAGCCTGTCCTCACCTGGGTGCGCCAGGACTGGCGCGAGGCGCCCGGCTAA
- a CDS encoding O-succinylhomoserine sulfhydrylase produces MTFNPDAAGWSPDTQAVRGGLDRTNFQETSEAVFLNSGFVYESAAAAERAFTGEDERFVYSRYGNPSVATFQERLRLLEGTEACFATASGMSAVFTALGALLAAGDRVVAARSLFGSCFVILNEILPRWGVETVFVDGPDLGQWRAALSEPTTAVFFESPSNPMQEIVDIAAVSELAHAAGATVVVDNVFATPLLQRCGDLGADVIVYSGTKHIDGQGRVLGGAIMGTKEFIDGPVKQLMRHTGPSLSAFNAWVLTKGLETMGLRVNHSSASALRIAEWLEQQPAISWVKYPLLKSHPQYELAAKQMKAGGTVLTFELLASAGRSAKEAAFALLDGLSVIDISNNLGDSKSLITHPATTTHRAMGPEGRAAIGLADGVVRLSVGLEDVDDLIRDLERALKQV; encoded by the coding sequence GTGACTTTCAATCCTGACGCCGCCGGCTGGAGCCCTGACACCCAGGCAGTCCGCGGTGGCCTTGACCGTACCAATTTCCAGGAGACTTCCGAGGCCGTTTTCCTCAATTCCGGCTTCGTCTACGAGTCCGCGGCAGCAGCCGAGCGCGCGTTCACCGGAGAGGACGAACGCTTCGTCTACTCCCGTTACGGCAACCCCTCCGTGGCCACCTTCCAGGAGCGCCTCCGCCTGCTCGAAGGCACCGAGGCGTGCTTCGCGACGGCGTCGGGCATGTCCGCTGTCTTCACCGCCCTCGGTGCGTTGCTGGCAGCCGGTGACCGGGTGGTTGCCGCGCGCTCACTGTTCGGTTCCTGCTTCGTCATCCTCAACGAGATCCTGCCGCGCTGGGGAGTCGAGACCGTCTTCGTCGACGGGCCGGACCTGGGCCAGTGGCGTGCCGCGTTGTCCGAGCCGACTACGGCAGTGTTCTTCGAGTCGCCGTCGAACCCCATGCAGGAAATCGTCGACATCGCCGCGGTGAGCGAACTGGCCCACGCGGCGGGCGCCACCGTCGTCGTCGACAATGTCTTTGCCACTCCCCTGCTGCAGCGCTGCGGCGATCTGGGCGCGGACGTGATCGTCTACTCGGGCACCAAGCACATCGACGGCCAAGGCCGGGTCCTGGGCGGAGCGATCATGGGCACCAAGGAGTTCATCGACGGTCCCGTCAAGCAGCTCATGCGACACACCGGGCCATCCCTCTCCGCGTTCAACGCCTGGGTCCTGACCAAGGGCCTCGAAACGATGGGGCTGCGCGTGAACCACTCCTCGGCGTCAGCGCTGCGGATCGCGGAATGGCTTGAGCAACAGCCGGCCATCAGCTGGGTCAAGTACCCGCTCTTGAAGTCGCACCCGCAGTACGAGCTCGCCGCGAAGCAAATGAAGGCCGGCGGCACGGTGCTCACCTTCGAACTGCTCGCCTCTGCGGGGCGCTCGGCGAAAGAGGCCGCCTTCGCGCTTTTGGACGGGCTCTCCGTCATCGACATCTCAAACAACCTGGGCGACTCCAAGTCCCTCATCACCCACCCCGCCACCACCACGCACCGTGCCATGGGTCCGGAAGGCCGCGCGGCCATCGGGCTGGCTGACGGTGTGGTACGGCTTTCGGTGGGACTGGAGGATGTGGACGACCTCATCCGGGACCTGGAACGGGCACTCAAGCAGGTCTAG
- a CDS encoding rhodanese-like domain-containing protein has protein sequence MSYAGDLSPHDAWAKLEQGAILVDVRTEGEWAHIGIPDTKATENDPLFIQWNLAGGIPNTRFIEELTQQAPEADGTELVFLCRSGQRSIAAAIAATQAGYTAYNVLEGFEGEPDRYGERTVNGWKNRGLPTNLGNI, from the coding sequence ATGAGCTACGCAGGCGACCTGAGCCCGCACGACGCCTGGGCCAAACTGGAGCAGGGCGCCATCCTGGTGGACGTCCGCACCGAAGGCGAGTGGGCACACATCGGCATTCCAGACACCAAGGCCACCGAAAACGATCCCCTGTTCATCCAGTGGAACCTTGCCGGCGGGATCCCCAACACGCGTTTCATCGAAGAGCTGACGCAGCAGGCCCCGGAGGCTGATGGCACCGAGCTGGTTTTCCTCTGCCGTTCCGGCCAGCGTTCCATCGCCGCCGCCATCGCCGCAACACAGGCCGGCTACACCGCCTACAACGTGTTGGAGGGCTTTGAAGGCGAGCCTGACCGCTATGGCGAGCGAACCGTCAACGGCTGGAAAAACCGTGGACTTCCGACGAACCTGGGGAACATCTAA
- a CDS encoding DUF1737 domain-containing protein produces MPEPTEEKLSYRLITGPDTKEFCERISTALSEGYVLHGSPAATFNGTDVIVAQAIVLPAAIASADAAVASAVDALDEEFDGEGHA; encoded by the coding sequence ATGCCTGAACCCACCGAAGAAAAACTCTCCTACCGGCTCATCACGGGTCCCGACACCAAGGAATTCTGCGAGCGGATCTCCACCGCGCTCTCGGAAGGCTACGTGCTGCACGGCAGCCCGGCTGCCACCTTCAACGGCACGGACGTGATCGTGGCGCAGGCCATCGTCCTCCCCGCGGCGATCGCCAGCGCGGATGCGGCAGTCGCATCTGCAGTGGATGCACTCGACGAAGAGTTCGACGGCGAGGGCCACGCATGA
- a CDS encoding aminodeoxychorismate lyase, translating to MTFPASTVLVFLDPAFENGRIADSSQPQLMATDLGATRGDGVFESLLALEGRARKVQAHLNRLESSARALDLNIPDQEVWRKAINTAITEFRDAFPAPSPAEDEVVIKLLVTRGVEGASTPTCWIQASPSPAGSRRQRETGIDVVLLDRGFDTDAGERAPWLLLGAKTLSYAVNMAALRYAHKQGADDAIFTSTDGRVLEGPTSTVLLAHVETVDDGAGSVRTVKRLITPQLDSGILPGTSQDALFAKAKAAGWELGYGPLVPNDLFDADAVWLISSIRLIAPVNHIDGREIGTPAMRKQLTAELNELFAGIE from the coding sequence ATGACTTTTCCTGCCTCGACGGTCCTCGTTTTCCTGGATCCCGCGTTCGAAAACGGCCGCATCGCCGATTCCAGCCAGCCGCAGCTCATGGCCACGGACCTGGGCGCCACCCGAGGTGACGGCGTCTTCGAATCGCTGCTCGCCCTCGAGGGCCGGGCACGGAAAGTACAGGCCCATTTGAACAGGCTCGAGAGCTCAGCCCGCGCTCTGGACTTGAACATTCCCGATCAAGAGGTATGGCGCAAGGCGATCAACACTGCAATCACCGAATTCCGCGACGCGTTCCCCGCGCCGAGCCCGGCCGAGGACGAAGTAGTCATCAAGCTTCTGGTGACACGCGGCGTCGAAGGCGCTTCGACTCCCACATGCTGGATCCAGGCTTCGCCGTCCCCCGCGGGCAGTCGCCGGCAGCGCGAGACGGGCATCGACGTCGTACTTCTTGACCGCGGCTTCGACACGGATGCGGGCGAGCGCGCCCCCTGGCTGCTGCTCGGTGCCAAGACTTTGTCCTATGCCGTGAACATGGCCGCTCTGCGCTATGCGCACAAGCAAGGCGCGGACGACGCGATCTTCACCTCAACAGACGGCCGAGTCCTAGAAGGCCCGACCTCCACCGTTTTGCTGGCGCATGTTGAAACGGTGGACGACGGCGCCGGTTCCGTGCGCACGGTCAAGCGCCTCATCACTCCGCAACTGGACAGCGGCATCCTCCCCGGCACCTCGCAAGACGCACTTTTCGCAAAAGCGAAGGCGGCCGGCTGGGAGCTCGGCTACGGCCCGTTGGTCCCGAACGACCTGTTCGACGCCGACGCCGTGTGGCTGATCTCAAGCATCAGGCTCATCGCGCCGGTCAACCACATAGATGGCAGGGAGATCGGCACCCCGGCAATGCGCAAGCAGCTCACGGCCGAGCTCAACGAGCTGTTCGCGGGGATTGAATAG
- the cls gene encoding cardiolipin synthase, whose product MLFPFQLGMEWTWLLGAWAIAEIILRIVLLGVIPGNRRPTTAMAWLLAVFLVPSVGFVLFLLFGNFRLSRRRREQQEEVNERVRAGTSAIASAVSTYSGPEWVTSAGELNRRLGSLPMVDGNSVELIPGYEESLKAMAEAVRGAKKFVNAEFYIMSSDSVTDELLTELENAAARGVNVRLLFDHIGTLRIPGYRRLVRRLRGGQIQWRRMLPLLPVLGQWRRPDLRNHRKILVIDGEVAFTGSQNLIEPSYNNPKHRRAGRKWVELMARMEGPIVATLNVVFATDWLSETDESLENQLQVSVRAAPGRMTAQVVPSGPGFVTENNLRLFNTLIYSAQHRISICSPYFVPDDSLLYAITTAAQRGVDVELFVSEKGDQFLVHHAQRSYYEALLEAGVRIYLYRAPYVLHAKHFTIDDEVAVLGSSNMDMRSFSLNMEVSVMLLGAEAVDSMRSVEFSYREMCRELTLDDWLDRPMLAKYVDNVARLTATLQ is encoded by the coding sequence GTGCTGTTTCCTTTTCAGCTCGGGATGGAGTGGACCTGGCTCCTGGGCGCGTGGGCGATCGCTGAAATCATCCTGCGCATCGTGCTGCTTGGGGTCATCCCGGGGAACCGCCGTCCCACCACGGCCATGGCCTGGCTCCTGGCCGTCTTCCTCGTCCCTTCCGTCGGTTTCGTCCTCTTCCTGTTGTTCGGCAATTTTCGGCTGTCCCGCCGTCGTCGTGAGCAGCAAGAGGAGGTCAACGAACGGGTGCGTGCCGGCACCTCGGCGATCGCCTCCGCCGTCAGTACATACTCCGGACCCGAATGGGTGACGTCGGCGGGTGAACTGAACCGGCGGCTCGGCTCGCTGCCGATGGTGGACGGCAACTCCGTGGAGCTGATCCCCGGCTACGAGGAATCACTCAAGGCCATGGCTGAAGCCGTGCGGGGGGCCAAAAAGTTCGTCAACGCGGAGTTCTACATCATGAGCAGCGACTCCGTCACCGACGAACTCCTCACCGAGTTGGAAAACGCGGCCGCGCGCGGTGTCAACGTGCGGCTCCTGTTCGACCACATCGGAACGCTGCGGATACCGGGTTACCGAAGGCTGGTACGCAGGCTCAGGGGTGGCCAGATCCAGTGGCGCCGCATGCTGCCTCTGTTGCCCGTCCTCGGTCAGTGGCGCCGTCCCGATTTGCGGAACCACCGGAAAATCCTGGTGATCGACGGCGAAGTTGCCTTCACCGGCTCCCAGAACCTGATTGAGCCCTCCTATAACAACCCCAAGCACCGACGCGCCGGCCGTAAATGGGTGGAGCTCATGGCCCGCATGGAGGGGCCGATCGTTGCCACCCTCAACGTCGTCTTCGCCACCGACTGGCTCAGCGAAACGGACGAGTCCCTCGAAAACCAATTGCAGGTCTCGGTCCGAGCGGCGCCCGGCAGGATGACCGCCCAGGTGGTCCCCAGTGGCCCGGGATTTGTCACGGAAAACAACCTGCGCCTCTTCAACACGTTGATCTACTCGGCCCAGCACCGCATCTCGATTTGCAGCCCTTACTTCGTGCCTGACGATTCGCTCCTGTATGCCATCACGACGGCGGCCCAGCGTGGCGTGGATGTGGAACTTTTTGTGTCCGAGAAGGGCGACCAGTTCCTGGTGCATCACGCGCAGCGGTCCTACTACGAAGCGCTCTTGGAAGCCGGAGTGCGGATCTACCTGTACCGGGCACCGTACGTGCTGCACGCCAAGCACTTCACGATCGACGATGAAGTTGCGGTTCTCGGTTCAAGCAACATGGACATGCGCTCCTTCTCCCTCAACATGGAGGTCTCCGTGATGCTCCTGGGTGCGGAGGCCGTGGACAGTATGCGCTCCGTGGAGTTTTCGTACCGGGAAATGTGCCGCGAACTGACCCTGGACGATTGGCTGGACCGGCCGATGCTTGCCAAGTACGTGGACAACGTGGCGCGATTGACGGCGACGCTGCAATAA
- a CDS encoding MarR family winged helix-turn-helix transcriptional regulator, whose protein sequence is MSPSAAGKQLGFLLARHGRIMNTRLRQALDFSGLSPRHAVLLCRLDESGPISQQGLIDILSIDASALVAVLNDLERDGLAERRRDPADRRRHIVEITAEGKRAVGSIEVAVADVEREAFAGFSANELFQLHGLLSRIHAEPADEACAED, encoded by the coding sequence ATGAGTCCTTCAGCAGCGGGCAAACAATTGGGGTTTCTCTTGGCGCGCCACGGGCGCATCATGAACACTCGTCTTCGCCAAGCGCTGGACTTCTCCGGTCTTAGTCCGAGGCATGCGGTCCTCTTGTGCCGGCTCGACGAGTCGGGGCCCATCAGCCAGCAAGGCCTCATCGATATCCTCTCGATCGACGCCAGCGCACTCGTGGCCGTATTGAACGATCTTGAACGCGACGGGCTCGCAGAACGCCGCCGCGATCCAGCGGACCGCCGCCGCCATATCGTGGAAATCACCGCGGAAGGCAAACGCGCGGTGGGTTCGATCGAAGTTGCCGTGGCCGACGTCGAACGCGAGGCCTTTGCCGGATTCTCCGCGAATGAACTCTTCCAACTCCACGGGCTGCTGTCGCGGATCCATGCCGAACCCGCAGACGAAGCCTGCGCCGAGGATTGA
- a CDS encoding FAD-dependent oxidoreductase produces the protein MNDQAHRPTAVVIGGGYGGIAVAKALDEHAIVTLVEPKDAFVHNIAALRSVVQPDFLPRMFLPYDRLLVHGEVLRDRAVRVDGHTVELASGANLMPDYIVLASGSSYPFPAKSDRLVTTDAIARYQAAHDDLKRASRVMLLGAGAVGLEFAGEIASAWPDKDIVLVDLAPDILPGPYDPRLRVEVNRQLDGLGVRRIMGSALVQLPPVPAGEFGTFTVNTTDGTAIEADIWFRCYGIAPQTDYAAGDLLGARTPEGYLEVTPELRVVGFENVYALGDISAIDVNKAGVAGREAAVVAKNIQAQIDGSAELAAYPPSRPVIILPLGPAGGSGQLPDGEIASPELISQIKGQHMMIDRYAEMLNLTA, from the coding sequence ATGAATGATCAGGCCCATCGCCCCACTGCGGTGGTTATCGGCGGAGGCTACGGTGGCATCGCGGTAGCCAAGGCGCTCGACGAACATGCGATCGTCACCTTGGTGGAGCCCAAGGACGCCTTCGTCCACAACATCGCGGCGCTACGCTCCGTGGTCCAGCCCGACTTCCTGCCGCGCATGTTCCTGCCGTACGACCGGCTGCTGGTGCACGGCGAAGTGTTGCGCGATCGAGCTGTCAGGGTGGACGGACACACGGTCGAGTTGGCTTCGGGGGCCAATTTGATGCCGGACTATATTGTTCTCGCCAGTGGTTCCAGCTACCCCTTCCCGGCCAAAAGTGATCGGCTGGTCACCACCGACGCCATCGCCCGCTATCAAGCCGCACATGATGACCTCAAACGGGCCAGCAGGGTGATGCTCCTTGGTGCCGGGGCGGTGGGCCTTGAATTCGCTGGCGAGATCGCGTCCGCATGGCCGGACAAGGATATTGTGCTGGTGGATCTGGCGCCGGACATCCTTCCCGGACCGTACGATCCACGGCTGCGGGTGGAGGTCAACCGGCAGCTGGATGGTCTCGGCGTGCGGCGAATCATGGGCAGCGCGTTGGTACAGCTGCCCCCGGTTCCCGCCGGGGAGTTCGGCACTTTCACGGTCAACACCACGGACGGCACGGCCATCGAGGCGGACATCTGGTTCCGCTGCTACGGGATCGCCCCACAGACCGACTATGCGGCGGGGGACCTCCTTGGCGCACGGACGCCGGAGGGCTACCTGGAAGTCACCCCGGAACTCCGCGTGGTGGGCTTCGAGAACGTCTATGCCTTAGGCGATATCTCGGCGATCGACGTCAACAAAGCCGGCGTCGCCGGACGCGAGGCCGCGGTGGTTGCCAAGAACATCCAGGCCCAGATCGACGGCTCAGCCGAGTTGGCCGCTTATCCGCCGTCGCGGCCCGTCATCATTCTTCCGTTGGGGCCCGCGGGCGGCTCAGGACAACTGCCCGACGGCGAGATCGCCAGCCCGGAGCTGATCTCCCAGATCAAGGGCCAACACATGATGATCGACCGGTATGCGGAGATGCTAAACCTGACGGCCTGA
- a CDS encoding NCS1 family nucleobase:cation symporter-1, whose amino-acid sequence MVRKNETPAVQAPPEPSVEHPEKVRILAEGRVVSDRLWNEDLAPARQRNWRVRSLFALWMCDVHSIAGYTFAAGLFITGLVGWQVFLALVLGITLVYFLMNFAGTAGQKTGVPYPVLARMSFGLFGANLAALIRALIAIAWYGIQTWLASEAVLVLLFSVWPQLTSLDGPDVPRILGLTPLGWAAFLVLWAVQLLVIRRGMETVRKFQDWAGPAIWVAMFALAVYILTQAGDKFSLSIPGVAPLDGPAALTQFFSAIALTVTYFSALLLNFCDFSRFSPDRRTILRGNFWGLPVNFIAFALVTVVVTAGAASYFTADQYRGQDMFKVITDPVAIVQAIKNPWITIIAAVTFVVATIGINVVANFVSASYDLANVAPHRIDFRRGGLISAVLAIVILPWNLFSSPVVIVYFLGGLGALLGPLFGVIFTDFFRIRHQRCKVSDLYHEDEKGLYFYTKGWNLKAIAALVPAAVVAGVMALVPALQAFLPGGSGLGPYSWFVGAILASLIYYTITRNDPRTVRARTEEHD is encoded by the coding sequence ATGGTGCGGAAAAATGAAACCCCGGCCGTACAGGCACCACCGGAGCCGAGTGTTGAACACCCGGAGAAGGTTCGGATCCTGGCCGAAGGCCGAGTGGTCAGCGACCGGCTGTGGAACGAGGACCTCGCCCCGGCCAGGCAACGGAACTGGAGGGTCCGCAGCCTCTTCGCCCTGTGGATGTGCGACGTCCACAGCATCGCCGGTTACACCTTCGCCGCGGGCCTCTTCATCACTGGATTGGTGGGCTGGCAGGTCTTCCTGGCACTCGTCCTTGGCATCACCCTGGTCTATTTCCTCATGAACTTCGCGGGGACTGCGGGGCAGAAGACCGGCGTCCCTTATCCGGTCCTGGCACGGATGTCCTTCGGCCTCTTCGGCGCCAACCTCGCGGCCCTCATCCGGGCGCTCATTGCCATTGCCTGGTACGGCATCCAGACGTGGCTCGCCTCGGAAGCAGTGTTGGTGCTGTTGTTCTCGGTATGGCCGCAACTGACCTCCCTCGACGGCCCGGACGTGCCGCGCATCCTTGGCCTGACGCCGCTCGGATGGGCTGCTTTCCTGGTCCTCTGGGCGGTCCAGCTGCTGGTCATCCGCCGGGGCATGGAGACGGTCCGGAAATTCCAGGATTGGGCCGGCCCTGCCATCTGGGTGGCCATGTTCGCGCTCGCGGTCTACATCCTGACTCAAGCGGGTGACAAGTTCAGCCTCTCGATTCCGGGTGTCGCGCCCCTGGACGGCCCCGCGGCGCTTACGCAGTTCTTCTCCGCCATCGCCCTGACGGTCACCTACTTCTCGGCACTGCTCCTGAACTTCTGCGATTTCTCCCGGTTCTCCCCGGATCGCAGGACCATCCTGCGCGGAAACTTCTGGGGCCTGCCAGTGAACTTCATCGCCTTCGCCCTTGTCACGGTGGTGGTCACCGCCGGGGCGGCGTCCTACTTCACCGCAGACCAGTACCGCGGCCAGGACATGTTCAAGGTCATCACCGACCCCGTCGCGATCGTTCAGGCCATCAAGAATCCGTGGATCACCATCATCGCCGCTGTCACGTTTGTGGTGGCCACGATCGGCATCAACGTGGTGGCAAACTTCGTCTCAGCCTCCTACGACCTCGCCAACGTGGCCCCGCATAGGATCGACTTCCGCCGCGGCGGCCTTATCAGTGCAGTCTTGGCGATCGTGATCCTGCCGTGGAACCTCTTCAGCAGCCCGGTGGTGATTGTGTACTTCCTGGGCGGCCTGGGCGCGCTGCTTGGCCCGCTGTTCGGGGTCATCTTCACCGACTTCTTCCGCATCCGGCACCAGCGCTGCAAGGTCTCGGACCTGTACCACGAGGACGAGAAGGGCCTCTACTTCTATACCAAGGGCTGGAATCTCAAGGCCATCGCCGCGCTGGTTCCGGCCGCCGTCGTCGCCGGTGTCATGGCGCTGGTCCCGGCACTGCAGGCCTTCCTCCCGGGAGGCTCGGGCCTGGGCCCGTATTCATGGTTCGTAGGGGCCATCCTCGCCAGCCTCATCTACTACACGATTACCCGCAACGATCCCAGAACGGTCCGCGCCCGCACGGAAGAGCACGACTGA
- a CDS encoding low molecular weight protein-tyrosine-phosphatase has protein sequence MYSASSPYRIITVCTGNICRSPMAELMLTEAFDAGGLGGAVVVDSAGTTSYEAGHPIDPRAARVLSAHRIRSEKHVARSWRQEWFRERDLILALDVDHYGWLHEAAPDSQTLAKIRMLRSFDPAVAGRSTLDLGIEDPWYGGHHDFDVTWNLIRAAVPGIVAHTRAALAAGHPGAGQQAQHLDPQQVRSIS, from the coding sequence ATGTACTCAGCGTCGAGCCCATACCGCATCATCACCGTCTGCACGGGGAACATCTGCCGCTCGCCCATGGCTGAGCTGATGTTGACCGAAGCGTTCGACGCCGGAGGGTTGGGTGGGGCGGTTGTGGTGGACTCCGCTGGGACCACGTCATACGAGGCCGGGCACCCCATCGACCCACGCGCCGCCCGTGTCCTTTCGGCGCACCGCATCCGCTCTGAGAAGCACGTGGCCAGGAGTTGGCGGCAGGAATGGTTCCGGGAACGGGACTTGATCCTGGCCCTCGATGTGGACCACTACGGCTGGCTGCACGAGGCCGCCCCGGACTCACAAACGCTCGCCAAAATCCGGATGCTGCGCAGTTTCGACCCCGCGGTGGCCGGCCGGAGCACCCTGGATCTGGGCATCGAGGATCCTTGGTACGGCGGCCACCACGATTTCGACGTCACGTGGAACCTCATCCGCGCGGCCGTCCCCGGGATCGTAGCCCACACGCGGGCCGCCCTCGCAGCAGGACATCCGGGCGCCGGGCAGCAGGCACAGCACCTCGACCCGCAGCAGGTACGCTCTATTTCATGA